A region of Vitis riparia cultivar Riparia Gloire de Montpellier isolate 1030 chromosome 1, EGFV_Vit.rip_1.0, whole genome shotgun sequence DNA encodes the following proteins:
- the LOC117923709 gene encoding putative calcium-binding protein CML23: MINCNVYERIFKRFDEDGDGKLSPSELRRCVGTIGEELLMEEAQEVMESMDSDGDGFLGLEEFVGWMEREGEERKMEELREAFRMYEMEGSGCITAKSLKRMLSRLGESRSVEECCVMIRQFDVNCDGVLSFDEFKLMML; this comes from the coding sequence ATGATTAACTGCAACGTATATGAACGCATATTCAAGCGTTTTGATGAAGATGGTGATGGGAAACTCTCTCCTTCGGAGCTTCGACGCTGCGTGGGGACGATAGGGGAGGAGCTGCTCATGGAGGAGGCGCAGGAGGTGATGGAGTCGATGGACTCGGACGGAGATGGGTTTCTGGGATTGGAGGAATTTGTGGGGTGGATGGAAAGGGAGGGTGAAGAGAGAAAGATGGAGGAGTTGAGAGAGGCTTTTAGGATGTATGAGATGGAAGGGAGTGGGTGTATTACTGCAAAGAGCTTGAAGAGGATGCTGAGCAGATTGGGGGAGTCGAGAAGTGTGGAAGAGTGCTGTGTTATGATCAGGCAGTTTGATGTAAATTGCGATGGGGTTCTTAGCTTTGATGAATTCAAGCTCATGATGCTATGA